One genomic segment of Cygnus olor isolate bCygOlo1 chromosome 20, bCygOlo1.pri.v2, whole genome shotgun sequence includes these proteins:
- the INTS2 gene encoding integrator complex subunit 2 → MAECSGLQFVSPYAFEAMQKVDVVRLAALSDPELRLLLPCLVRMALCAPADQSQSWAQDKKLILRLLSGVEAVNSIVALLSVDFHALEQDASKEQQLRHKLGGGSGESILVSQLQHGLTLEFEHSDSPRRLRLVLSELLAIMNKVSESNGEFFLKSSELFESPVYLEEAADVLCILQAELPSLLPIVDVAEALLHVKNGAWFLCLLVANVPDSFNEVCRGLIKNGERQDEESVGGRRRTEALRHLCKMNPSQALRVRGMVVEECHLPGLGVALTLDHTKNESSDDGVSDLVCFVSGLLLGTNAKVRTWFGTFIRNGQQRKRDNISSVLWQMRRQLLLELMGILPTVRSTHIVEEADVDMEPNVSVYSGLKEEHVVKASALLRLYCALMGIAGLKPTDEEAEQLLQLMTSRPPATPAGVRFVSLSFCMLLAFSTLVSTPEQEQLMVMWLSWMIKEEAYFESISGVSASFGEMLLLVAMYFHSNQLSAIIDLVCSTLGMKIVIKPSSLSRMKTIFTQEIFTEQVVTAHAVRVPVTGNLSANIIGFLPIHCIYQLLRSRSFTKHKVSIKDWIYRQLCETTTPLHPQLLPLIDVYINSILTPASKSNPEATNQPVTEQEILNVFQGLTGGENTRLTQRYSITTQLLVLYYVLSYEEALLANTKTLAAMQRKPKSYSSALMDQIPIKYLIRQAQGLQQELGGLHSALLRLLATNYPHLCIVEDWICEEQITGTDALLRRMLLTNIAKNHSPKQLQEAFSMLPGNHTQLMQILEHLTLLSAGELIPYAEVLTSNMNCLLNAGVPRRILQTVNKLWMVLNTVMPRRLWVMTVNALQPSVKIVRQQKYTQNDLMIDPLIVLRCDQRVHRSPPLMDITLHMLNGYLLASKAYLNSHLKETAEQDIRPSQNNAMGPEAPEVTREELKNALLAAQDSAAVQILLEICLPTEEEKTQGSNTYSLLKSVQSTSGPKSPELEEEEDSLLCNLREVQCLICCLLHQMYIADPNIVKLVHFQGYPCELLALTVAGIPSMHICLDFIPELIAQPELEKQIFAIQLLSYLCIQYALPKSLSVARLAINVMGTLLTVLTQSKRYTFFMPTLPCLVSFCQAFPPLYEDIMSLLIQIGQVCASDVATQTRDFDPIITRLQQLKEKPNEVSGLCKDSPYKSCSRDFASMDPDVQLCQCVESTIIEIINMSVSGV, encoded by the exons ATGGCCGAGTGCTCGGGGCTGCAGTTCGTCAGCCCTTACGCCTTTGAGGCCATGCAGAAGGTGGACGTGGTGCGTTTGGCCGCCCTGAGCGACCCCgagctgcggctgctgctgccctgcctggtgcGCATGGCCCTCTGCGCCCCCGCGGACCAGAGCCAGAGCTGGGCGCAGGACAAAAAGCTCATCCTGCGGCTCCTCTCGGGCGTCGAGGCGGTCAACTCCATCGTGGCCCTGCTCTCCGTCGACTTTCACGCCTTGGAGCAGGACgccagcaaagagcagcagctccg GCACAAGCTAGGAGGAGGCAGTGGAGAAAGCATCTTGGTGTCGCAGCTGCAGCATGGCCTGACGCTGGAGTTTGAGCACAGCGATTCGCCTCGCCGGCTCCGGCTCGTACTTAGCGAATTACTGGCAATTATGAATAAG GTGTCAGAATCAAATGGAGAATTTTTTCTCAAATCTTCAGAGCTCTTTGAGAGTCCTGTCTACCTGGAAGAGGCAGCAGAtgttctctgtattttgcaagcag AGCTGCCATCACTGTTGCCCATAGTTGATGTAGCTGAAGCTTTGTTGCATGTTAAAAATGGAGCCTGGTTTCTCTGCCTCCTGGTGGCCAATGTTCCTGATAGCTTTAACGAGG TCTGTAGAGGCTTGATTAAAAATGGTGAACGGCAGGATGAGGAAAGTGTTGGAGGCCGTCGTAGAACAGAAGCGCTCCGTCACCTGTGTAAAATGAACCCTTCCCAAGCTCTGAGGGTCCGAGGCATGGTG GTAGAAGAGTGCCATCTACCAGGTCTTGGTGTAGCTTTGACCCTGGATCACACCAAAAATGAATCTTCAGACGATGGAGTGAGTGACCTGGTGTGTTTTGTGAGTGGTTTGCTACTTGGAACAAACGCAAAGGTTCGAACTTGGTTTGGAACATTTATCCGAAATGGCCAACAG agaaaaagagataatATCAGTTCTGTGCTTTGGCAAATGAGGaggcagctgctcctggagctCATGGGAATCCTTCCCACGGTTCGCAGCACACACATTGTTGAAGAAGCAGATGTTGATATGGAGCCAAATGTGTCTGTGTATTCGGGACTGAAGGAAGAGCATGTTGTGAAAGCCAGCGCATTGTTACGTCTCTATTGCGCTTTGATGGGAATAGCTGGGCTGAA ACCAACTGATGAAGAagctgagcagctcctgcagctgatgACCAGCCGGCCTCCTGCAACTCCAGCTGGTGTTcgctttgtttctctttccttttgtatGCTTCTGGCCTTCTCCACTCTTGTCAG TACACCAGAACAGGAGCAACTCATGGTAATGTGGCTTAGTTGGATGATAAAGGAAGAAGCTTACTTTGAAAG CATTTCTGGTGTGTCTGCTTCCTTTGGAGAGATGCTTCTCTTGGTAGCCATGTATTTCCACAGTAATCAGCTCAGTGCTATCATTGATTTGGTCTGCTCCACTTTGGGAATGAAA attgTTATAAagcccagctctctgagcagaATGAAGACAATCTTCACGCAGGAGATTTTCACTGAACAG GTTGTCACAGCCCATGCAGTTCGTGTGCCGGTTACAGGCAATCTCAGTGCCAACATTATTGGTTTTTTACCTATTCACTGCATTTACCAGCTTTTAAGAAGCCGGTCATTCACCAAGCACAAAGTATCCATTAAG gacTGGATCTATCGGCAGCTCTGTGAAACTACCACTCCACTCCATCCTCAGCTGCTTCCTCTTATTGATGTCTACATTAACTCTATTCTTACTCCTGCATCAAAATCCAACCCAGAAGCCACAAATCAGCCTGTCACGGAACAGGAGATACTGAATGTTTTCCAGGGACTCACTGGG ggagaaaatactCGTCTTACTCAGCGTTACAGCATCACAACGCAATTGCTTGTCCTCTACTATGTCCTGTCATACGAAGAAGCACTTCTGGCAAACACGAAGACACTAG CTGCCATGCAAAGAAAACCCAAGTCGTACTCTTCAGCGTTAATGGATCAGATTCCAATCAAGTACCTCATCCGGCAGGCCCAAGGACTGCAGCAGGAACTGGGAG GCTTGCATTCTGCACTGTTACGCCTTCTTGCAACTAACTACCCTCACCTCTGCATCGTGGAAGACTGGATCTGTGAGGAACAGATCACAGGCACTGATGCCTTACTGAGGAGGATGCTTCTTACAAACATTGCGAAGAATCATTCTCCTAAACAGCTCCAGGAAG CATTTTCCATGCTGCCTGGAAATCATACCCAGCTGATGCAGATTTTAGAACACTTAACACTTCTCTCAGCTGGTGAATTGATCCCATATGCAGAAGTATTGACATCAAATATGAATTGCTTGCTGAATGCTGGAGTCCCTCGGAGGATTCTTCAGACCGTCAATAAACTTTGGATGGTTCTTAACACTGTGATGCCGAGAAG GTTGTGGGTTATGACCGTTAATGCTCTGCAGCCTTCAGTAAAAATAGTCCGACAGCAGAAGTACACTCAGAATGATCTGATGATTGATCCTTTGATTGTACTAAGATGTGATCAGAGAGTTCATAG GAGCCCTCCTCTGATGGATATAACTTTGCACATGTTGAATGGATATCTTCTTGCTTCAAAAGCTTACCTCAATTCTCAcctaaaagaaacagcagaacagGACATTAGGCCGTCCCAAAATAATGCAATGGGTCCAGAAGCCCCAGAAGTTACAagggaagaattaaaaaatgcattgcttgCTGCTCAG gacagtgctgctgtgcagatTCTTCTAGAGATCTGCTTACCgacagaagaagagaaaactcAGGGCAGTAATACATACAGTTTGCTGAAGAGTGTTCAAAGTACCTCGGGTCCTAAGAGTCCAGAActagaggaagaagaagataGCTTGCTCTGCAATCTTCGAGAGGTCCAGTGTCTGATCTGCTGTCTGCTGCATCAGATGTATATAGCCGACCCCAACATAGTAAAACTAGTTCATTTCCAG GGTTATCCGTGCGAACTTCTGGCACTGACAGTGGCGGGGATTCCATCAATGCACATCTGTCTGGATTTCATACCTGAGCTCATTGCCCAGCCTGAACTTGAAAAACAG ATATTTGCTATCCAGTTACTTTCATATTTATGCATCCAATACGCACTACCTAAATCTCTCAGTGTGGCTCGTTTAGCTATCAATGTGATGGGAACCCTACTCACAG TTCTAACCCAATCAAAGCGCTATACCTTTTTTATGCCAACCCTGCCTTGTTTGGTGTCATTCTGTCAAGCCTTCCCTCCTTTGTATGAGGATATTATGTCTCTGCTGATACAGATTGGGCAAGTTTGTGCCTCTGATGTTGCTACGCAGACGAGAGACTTTGACCCAATTATTACAC gtctCCAGCAACTAAAagagaaaccaaatgaggtGTCAGGACTTTGTAAAGATTCACCTTACAAAAGTTGTTCAAGGGATTTTGCAAGTATGGACCCTGATGTTCAGTTATGCCAGTGTGTTGAAAGCACTATCATTGAAATAATTAACATGAGCGTAAGTGGAGTTTAG